A region of Rhodospirillales bacterium DNA encodes the following proteins:
- the lysA gene encoding diaminopimelate decarboxylase codes for MDPFIYRDGEMVVENVALSRIAREVGTPAYVYSLAALRGNYRAFAAAMGDLDGEIHYAVKANSNLAVIKAFAALGAGADVVSEGEMRRALAAGVAARDIVFSGVGKKASELRAALEAGVRQINVESRAELDMLEAVAAALGRHVDIAIRVNPDVDAGTHAKITTGRKENKFGIDIDLAREAYAYAATRPHLKPVGVAMHIGSQIVSLDPYRAAIRRVRALIEELRADGHAIARFDVGGGLGIRYRAEQPLPPRAFMDMAREETRGMGCALTFEPGRRLVGEAGALLAEVVVVKPGVARTFVVVDAAMNDLIRPTLYEAWHDILPVAEPRAGAAEIVTDIVGPICESGDFLAQKRPMPPLAAGDLVAVKSAGAYGAVMASNYNTRPMAPEVLVDGDRYAVIRPRQTVEDLIAADRVPDWLA; via the coding sequence ATGGACCCCTTCATCTACCGCGACGGCGAGATGGTCGTCGAAAACGTGGCGCTGTCGCGCATCGCGCGCGAGGTCGGCACGCCGGCCTACGTCTACTCGCTGGCGGCGCTGCGCGGGAACTACCGGGCCTTCGCCGCCGCGATGGGCGACCTCGACGGCGAGATCCACTACGCGGTCAAGGCCAACAGCAATCTGGCGGTGATCAAGGCGTTCGCCGCGCTGGGCGCCGGCGCCGACGTGGTGTCCGAGGGCGAGATGCGGCGCGCGCTGGCCGCCGGCGTCGCGGCGCGCGACATCGTGTTCTCCGGCGTCGGCAAGAAGGCCTCGGAGCTGCGCGCGGCGCTGGAGGCCGGCGTGCGGCAGATCAACGTCGAGAGCCGCGCCGAGCTCGACATGCTGGAGGCCGTCGCGGCTGCGCTGGGACGGCACGTCGACATCGCGATCCGCGTGAACCCCGACGTCGACGCCGGCACGCACGCCAAGATCACGACCGGCCGCAAGGAGAACAAGTTCGGCATCGACATCGATCTGGCGCGCGAGGCCTACGCCTACGCGGCCACGCGCCCGCACCTCAAGCCGGTCGGCGTCGCCATGCACATCGGCTCGCAGATCGTCTCGCTCGATCCCTACCGCGCCGCGATCCGCCGCGTGCGCGCGCTGATCGAGGAACTGCGCGCCGACGGCCATGCGATCGCGCGCTTCGACGTCGGCGGCGGGCTCGGCATCCGCTACCGCGCCGAGCAGCCGCTGCCGCCGCGCGCGTTCATGGACATGGCGCGCGAGGAGACGCGCGGCATGGGCTGCGCGCTGACCTTCGAGCCCGGCAGGCGCCTGGTCGGCGAGGCCGGGGCGCTGCTGGCCGAGGTCGTGGTGGTGAAGCCCGGCGTGGCGCGCACCTTCGTGGTGGTCGACGCCGCGATGAACGACCTGATCCGCCCGACGCTTTACGAGGCGTGGCACGACATCCTGCCGGTTGCCGAGCCGCGCGCCGGCGCCGCCGAGATCGTGACGGACATCGTCGGGCCGATCTGCGAGTCCGGCGATTTCCTCGCGCAGAAGCGTCCCATGCCGCCGCTGGCGGCCGGCGATCTGGTCGCGGTGAAGTCCGCCGGCGCCTACGGCGCGGTGATGGCGTCGAACTACAACACCCGGCCGATGGCGCCGGAGGTGCTGGTCGACGGCGACCGCTACGCCGTGATCCGTCCGCGCCAGACCGTCGAGGATCTGATCGCCGCGGACCGCGTCCCCGACTGGCTGGCGTAG
- the argH gene encoding argininosuccinate lyase, whose protein sequence is MWGGRFAAGPAEIMEKINASIGFDQRMYRQDIAGSIAHCRMLVARRIVTAADGRAIVAGLKRIEAEIDAGRFRFQTRLEDIHMNVEGRLTELIGDAAGRLHTARSRNDQVALDVRLWVRDAVDRAEALLRDLQAALIEQAERHWNAVMPGFTHLQTAQPVTFGHHLLAYVEMFGRDRGRFADCRARMNESPLGAAALAGTPHPIDRHMTAKALGFDRPMANSLDGVSDRDYALEFMAASSICAVHLSRLAEEIFIWCSAPFRFIALSDAFTTGSSIMPQKRNPDAAELVRAKTGRILGDFATLMVVMKGLPLTYSKDMQEDKEPVFDCADSLELGLAAMAGMARDLKPNLDRMRAAAGADFSVATDLADWLVRAVGLPFRQAHHVTGRLVAAASTRGVDLAGLSLEEMRAVEPRITPAVYRVLTVDASVAARTSFGGTAPANVRKAAAAARKRFLGAGGPRR, encoded by the coding sequence ATGTGGGGCGGCCGTTTCGCCGCCGGCCCGGCCGAGATCATGGAGAAGATCAACGCCTCGATCGGCTTCGACCAGCGTATGTACCGCCAGGACATCGCCGGTTCGATCGCGCATTGCCGCATGCTGGTGGCGCGCCGGATCGTCACGGCGGCCGACGGGCGCGCCATCGTCGCCGGACTGAAGCGGATCGAGGCCGAGATCGACGCCGGCAGGTTCCGGTTCCAGACGCGGCTCGAGGACATCCACATGAACGTGGAGGGCCGGCTGACGGAGCTGATCGGCGACGCCGCCGGGCGCCTGCACACCGCGCGCTCGCGTAACGACCAGGTCGCGCTCGACGTGCGGCTGTGGGTGCGCGACGCGGTCGACCGCGCCGAGGCGCTGCTGCGCGACCTCCAGGCGGCGCTGATCGAGCAGGCGGAGCGGCACTGGAACGCCGTCATGCCGGGATTCACCCACCTGCAGACGGCGCAGCCCGTGACGTTCGGCCACCATCTGCTGGCCTATGTCGAGATGTTCGGCCGCGACCGCGGCCGCTTCGCCGACTGCCGGGCGCGCATGAACGAGAGCCCGCTCGGCGCCGCCGCGCTCGCCGGCACGCCGCATCCGATCGACCGGCACATGACGGCGAAGGCGCTGGGCTTCGACCGGCCGATGGCGAACTCGCTCGACGGCGTGTCGGACCGCGACTACGCGCTGGAGTTCATGGCCGCGTCGTCTATCTGCGCCGTTCATCTCTCACGCCTGGCCGAGGAGATCTTCATCTGGTGCAGCGCGCCGTTCCGCTTCATCGCGCTGTCGGACGCCTTCACCACCGGCAGCTCGATCATGCCGCAGAAGCGCAATCCCGACGCCGCCGAGCTGGTGCGCGCCAAGACAGGCCGCATCCTCGGCGACTTCGCGACGCTGATGGTCGTGATGAAGGGCCTGCCGCTGACCTATTCCAAGGACATGCAGGAGGACAAGGAGCCGGTGTTCGACTGCGCCGACTCGCTCGAGCTCGGCCTCGCCGCGATGGCGGGCATGGCGCGCGACCTGAAGCCGAACCTCGACCGCATGCGCGCGGCGGCCGGCGCCGATTTCTCGGTCGCCACCGACCTCGCCGACTGGCTGGTGCGCGCGGTCGGCCTGCCGTTCCGCCAGGCGCACCACGTCACCGGGCGGCTGGTGGCGGCGGCGTCGACGCGGGGCGTCGATCTCGCCGGCCTGTCGCTGGAGGAGATGCGCGCGGTCGAGCCGCGGATCACCCCCGCCGTGTACCGTGTGTTGACGGTCGACGCCTCGGTGGCGGCGCGCACGAGCTTCGGCGGCACCGCGCCCGCCAACGTCCGCAAGGCGGCGGCGGCGGCGCGCAAGCGCTTCCTCGGCGCCGGCGGGCCGCGGCGTTGA
- a CDS encoding TlpA family protein disulfide reductase: MAALATLWAAPALASEPTRPPATGAMSRFEAASERRPAPAFAYLDAADRQESLAGLRGKVVLVNFWATWCVPCVKEMPGLDRLAGRIGPERFTVLALSLDGPSRPKVAPFIESKGLKRLEVRFDARRAAFTALGVSVLPTSVLFDAEGREVGRLVGDAEWDSPEAEALVRHVLDARS, from the coding sequence GTGGCCGCGCTCGCCACGCTCTGGGCGGCGCCGGCGCTCGCGTCCGAGCCGACCCGCCCGCCCGCCACCGGCGCCATGTCGCGCTTCGAGGCCGCGTCCGAGCGCCGCCCGGCGCCGGCGTTCGCCTACCTCGACGCCGCCGACCGCCAGGAGTCGCTGGCCGGGCTGCGCGGCAAGGTCGTGCTGGTGAATTTCTGGGCCACGTGGTGCGTGCCCTGCGTCAAGGAGATGCCCGGCCTAGACCGCCTCGCCGGGCGGATCGGGCCGGAGCGCTTCACCGTGCTCGCGCTGTCGCTCGACGGCCCCAGCCGGCCGAAGGTCGCGCCATTCATCGAGAGCAAAGGGCTCAAACGCCTCGAGGTGCGGTTCGACGCGCGACGCGCCGCCTTCACGGCGCTCGGCGTGTCCGTCCTGCCGACGTCGGTGCTGTTCGACGCCGAGGGCCGCGAGGTCGGCCGCTTGGTCGGCGACGCCGAATGGGACTCGCCCGAGGCGGAGGCGCTGGTGCGCCACGTGCTCGACGCGCGTTCCTGA